In Hyphomicrobium denitrificans 1NES1, one DNA window encodes the following:
- the trbL gene encoding P-type conjugative transfer protein TrbL, which produces MGGTGVIDNFLGTFTQYIDSGFGLVQGDVRWLAGVLIAIDITLAGLFWAMAPDEDVLARLIKKTLYIGIFAFIIGNYNNLAQIIYNSFAGLGIEAGGGTISAAQLLQPGKIAGVGIDAGKPILTAISGMMGFTSVFANLVQIIILLVAWLIVIISFFVMAIQLFVSLIEFKLTTLAGFVLVPFGLFGRTAFLAERVLGNVVSSGIKILVLTVIIGIGSTIFSQFTSGFNNPPTISDALTLILAALSLLGLTIFGPGIANGLIAGGPQLGAGAAVGTGLAAAGIGAAGIAATAGGLAAAGGAIAGTARAGASLAGGATAAYRAGGATGVAQAAGSVAMSPLRRAAAGLKESFASGELAVMRGSAPASAGGAGSSTPSDGPPAWAQRMKRSQTISRGVSAADHAIRSGDRASGGHQIDLSEGD; this is translated from the coding sequence ATGGGCGGCACCGGCGTCATCGACAATTTCCTGGGGACGTTCACCCAATACATCGATTCCGGATTTGGATTGGTCCAAGGCGATGTGCGCTGGCTCGCCGGCGTTCTCATCGCCATCGACATCACGCTCGCTGGCCTCTTCTGGGCGATGGCGCCCGACGAGGACGTGCTCGCGCGCCTCATCAAGAAGACGCTCTATATCGGCATCTTCGCCTTCATCATCGGCAACTACAACAACCTCGCGCAGATCATCTACAACAGCTTCGCTGGGCTCGGCATCGAAGCGGGCGGCGGCACCATCAGCGCCGCGCAGCTTCTTCAGCCCGGCAAGATCGCCGGGGTCGGGATCGACGCCGGCAAGCCGATCCTGACCGCCATCTCCGGGATGATGGGTTTCACCAGCGTCTTCGCCAACCTGGTGCAGATCATCATCCTGCTGGTCGCCTGGCTGATCGTCATCATCAGCTTCTTCGTTATGGCGATTCAGCTCTTCGTCAGCTTGATCGAGTTCAAGCTGACGACACTCGCTGGGTTTGTTCTCGTCCCCTTCGGACTCTTTGGCCGCACCGCGTTTCTCGCCGAGCGCGTGCTCGGCAACGTCGTGTCGAGCGGGATCAAGATCCTGGTGCTCACCGTCATCATCGGTATCGGCTCGACGATCTTCAGTCAGTTCACCAGCGGCTTCAACAATCCGCCGACGATCTCCGACGCGCTGACGCTTATCCTGGCGGCGCTCTCGCTGCTTGGCCTCACGATCTTCGGTCCCGGCATCGCCAACGGCCTGATCGCCGGAGGCCCGCAACTGGGCGCTGGCGCCGCGGTCGGCACCGGTCTCGCGGCGGCAGGCATCGGCGCCGCTGGAATCGCAGCCACGGCGGGCGGACTCGCCGCCGCGGGTGGTGCGATCGCGGGCACGGCGCGCGCGGGCGCTTCCCTCGCGGGCGGCGCCACCGCCGCCTATCGCGCCGGCGGGGCGACCGGTGTCGCTCAAGCCGCCGGGTCAGTGGCGATGAGCCCGCTTCGCCGCGCGGCGGCCGGCCTGAAAGAGAGCTTCGCATCGGGCGAGCTCGCCGTGATGCGCGGAAGCGCGCCAGCGAGCGCCGGCGGTGCGGGATCCTCGACACCTTCAGACGGTCCGCCGGCCTGGGCGCAGCGCATGAAGCGCAGTCAGACCATCAGCCGCGGCGTGTCCGCCGCCGACCACGCTATCCGGTCCGGCGATCGGGCGAGCGGCGGTCACCAGATCGACCTCTCGGAGGGGGATTAG
- the trbJ gene encoding P-type conjugative transfer protein TrbJ, producing MIARRLRAGLVTGVAALSIVTLGVPARAQWIVFDPTNYAQNILTAARELQQVNNEIQMLENQATSLINQARNLASLPYSSLATLEQSIAQTQQLLTQAQRIAYSVSTIDQAFTQQYPLAYSSGTSSQQLLSDAQSRWQNARAGFQDTMRVQAGVVQNLDSTRTQIDALVTASQGATGALQAAQSGNQLVAIQTKQLADLTAIMASISRAQSLDAARQLETEAQAQAQMQNFLNYGAGYQPGNAQMFH from the coding sequence ATGATCGCCCGTCGCCTGCGCGCCGGTCTCGTCACTGGCGTCGCCGCCTTGTCGATTGTCACCCTCGGCGTTCCTGCGCGCGCCCAGTGGATCGTGTTCGATCCGACCAACTATGCGCAAAACATCCTGACCGCCGCGCGCGAGCTCCAGCAGGTCAACAATGAAATCCAGATGCTGGAGAACCAGGCGACATCGCTGATCAATCAGGCGCGCAATCTCGCGAGTCTTCCGTACTCCTCGCTTGCCACACTCGAACAGTCGATCGCCCAGACGCAGCAGCTTCTCACGCAGGCGCAACGTATCGCCTATAGCGTTAGCACAATCGACCAGGCGTTCACGCAGCAATACCCGCTGGCCTATTCGAGCGGAACTTCATCGCAGCAACTTCTTTCCGACGCGCAGTCACGCTGGCAGAACGCCCGCGCCGGATTTCAAGACACCATGCGCGTGCAGGCCGGCGTCGTGCAGAACCTCGACTCGACGCGCACCCAGATCGACGCGTTGGTGACGGCGAGCCAAGGCGCGACCGGCGCGCTCCAAGCTGCGCAGTCGGGCAATCAGCTCGTCGCCATCCAGACTAAGCAGCTCGCCGACCTCACCGCTATCATGGCCTCGATCTCGCGCGCCCAGAGTCTGGATGCCGCTCGCCAACTCGAGACCGAGGCTCAGGCGCAAGCGCAGATGCAGAACTTCCTCAACTACGGCGCGGGCTATCAACCCGGCAACGCGCAGATGTTCCACTGA
- a CDS encoding TrbI/VirB10 family protein, with translation MTDDPRQVGEPSGGSRPAEEMRLRSSRPPVTRLSRKVLLGLGTAAALGIGGAFFLALKPQHQTTGSELYNTNNRNTPDGLANLPRDYTGLPKPAPQLGPPLPGDLGRPILKSGAATSGMPTGTDPEQQRIAQEQEAARTSRLFTTTNVQQTAQTASAATPSGATPTVAAAGTSDLTSQDHKLAFLNGAVDRRTTSSDRVQPAASKYILQAGAVIPAALITGLRSDLPGQVTAQVTENVYDSLTGKILLIPQGARLVGQYDAQIAFGQTRALLVWNRLIMPNGHSIVLERQPGADTEGYAGLEDEVDNHWGMLFKAAILSTLLSVGSEAGTSNSENNLAQAIRQGASQSFSRVGEQVVGRSLNIQPTITIRPGFPVRVMVTHDLVLEPYRV, from the coding sequence GTGACGGATGACCCCCGTCAAGTAGGCGAGCCGAGCGGAGGCAGTCGCCCAGCCGAGGAGATGCGGCTGCGGTCGAGCCGGCCGCCGGTCACTCGCCTGTCGCGAAAAGTGCTTCTCGGCCTGGGCACGGCCGCGGCGCTCGGCATCGGCGGCGCCTTTTTCTTAGCGCTCAAACCCCAGCATCAGACCACGGGCTCCGAGCTCTACAACACCAACAATCGCAACACGCCTGATGGCCTGGCCAATCTTCCCCGGGATTACACGGGGCTACCCAAGCCCGCGCCGCAGCTCGGGCCGCCGCTTCCCGGCGATCTCGGCCGGCCGATCCTCAAGAGCGGAGCCGCAACCTCTGGCATGCCGACCGGCACCGATCCCGAACAGCAGCGGATCGCGCAAGAGCAAGAGGCCGCGCGCACGAGCCGTCTCTTCACGACGACGAATGTCCAGCAAACTGCGCAAACAGCATCGGCAGCAACTCCGTCCGGCGCGACGCCTACCGTCGCGGCCGCCGGTACAAGCGACCTGACCTCGCAGGATCACAAGCTCGCGTTTCTCAACGGCGCCGTCGACCGACGCACCACGAGTTCAGATCGCGTCCAGCCCGCCGCCAGCAAATACATTCTGCAAGCGGGCGCAGTGATCCCCGCTGCCCTGATCACCGGCCTGCGCTCCGACCTTCCCGGTCAGGTTACCGCTCAGGTGACGGAAAACGTCTATGACAGCTTGACGGGAAAGATCCTTCTGATCCCGCAAGGCGCGCGCCTGGTCGGGCAGTACGATGCGCAGATCGCCTTTGGGCAGACGCGCGCGCTGCTCGTCTGGAATCGCCTGATCATGCCAAACGGCCACTCAATCGTCCTGGAACGTCAGCCGGGCGCCGACACCGAAGGCTACGCCGGCCTCGAGGACGAGGTCGACAACCATTGGGGCATGCTGTTCAAGGCGGCGATCCTCTCCACGCTCTTGAGCGTGGGCTCCGAAGCGGGCACGAGCAACAGCGAGAACAATCTGGCGCAGGCGATCCGACAGGGCGCCTCGCAGAGCTTCAGTCGGGTCGGCGAACAAGTCGTCGGGCGCTCTCTCAACATTCAGCCGACGATCACTATCCGCCCGGGCTTTCCCGTGCGCGTGATGGTCACGCACGATCTCGTTCTCGAACCCTACCGCGTATGA
- a CDS encoding heavy metal response regulator transcription factor, with the protein MKILVIEDEVKTASTLKKGLEENGFVADVVENGEDGSHLAYTGQYDVIILDVMLPGRDGWTIMADLRRRSVQTPVLFLTARDAVHDRVKGLELGADDYLVKPFAFSELLARIRSILRRGAVARKAPILKVADLEIDLHRHRATRAGRSLELTPKEFLMLSLLMRRAGDALSRSLIAEQVWDINFDCDSNVVDVHMRRLRSKVDDPYGSKLIHTVRGIGYVLEKRA; encoded by the coding sequence ATGAAGATTCTCGTTATCGAGGACGAGGTGAAGACCGCGTCCACCTTGAAAAAGGGATTGGAAGAGAATGGATTTGTCGCCGACGTGGTGGAGAACGGCGAGGACGGCAGTCACCTTGCATATACCGGCCAATACGACGTGATTATTCTTGATGTCATGCTTCCAGGCCGCGACGGATGGACCATCATGGCGGACCTGCGCCGCCGTAGCGTGCAAACGCCGGTGCTGTTCTTGACCGCCCGGGACGCGGTTCACGACCGCGTCAAGGGACTGGAACTCGGCGCCGACGACTACCTTGTCAAGCCCTTTGCCTTCTCGGAGCTCCTTGCGCGCATACGCAGCATTCTCCGGCGCGGCGCCGTTGCTCGGAAGGCGCCCATTCTAAAGGTCGCTGACCTCGAGATTGATCTCCATCGGCATCGCGCAACGCGCGCTGGCCGCTCTCTGGAGCTGACACCAAAGGAGTTCCTGATGCTGTCGCTCTTAATGCGACGCGCAGGCGATGCACTGTCTCGGTCGCTGATCGCCGAACAGGTATGGGATATCAATTTTGATTGCGACTCCAATGTCGTCGATGTTCATATGCGCCGTCTCCGCTCAAAGGTTGATGATCCCTACGGAAGCAAGTTGATCCATACGGTCCGCGGCATCGGCTATGTACTCGAAAAGCGAGCCTAA
- the trbF gene encoding conjugal transfer protein TrbF, protein MFKRSTVRYGKTPEPETPYQKAGQVWDERIGSARVQAKSWRLAFFGALALSGGLAGGLVWQSARGTITPWVVQVDRLGQAQAIAPAVADYQPTDPQIAWHLARFIDEVRSIPADPVVLRQDWLDAYNYVTDKGALALNDYARTNDPFSKVGKTQVSVEVASVIRASDSSFRVEWVERRYVDNALAATERWSAILTIVVQTPTDADRLKKNPLGVYVHALNWSKELG, encoded by the coding sequence ATGTTCAAACGATCCACCGTGCGATACGGCAAGACGCCCGAGCCGGAGACACCCTATCAAAAGGCCGGCCAAGTCTGGGACGAGCGCATTGGCTCCGCCCGTGTGCAGGCGAAAAGCTGGCGGCTCGCGTTCTTCGGCGCGCTGGCGCTGAGCGGCGGCCTCGCTGGCGGGCTGGTCTGGCAATCGGCCCGGGGGACCATCACGCCGTGGGTGGTGCAGGTCGATAGGCTGGGCCAGGCGCAGGCCATCGCACCGGCGGTCGCCGACTATCAGCCAACCGATCCGCAGATCGCCTGGCATCTCGCTCGGTTCATCGATGAGGTGCGCAGCATTCCTGCCGACCCCGTCGTGCTGCGGCAAGACTGGCTCGACGCCTACAACTACGTCACCGACAAGGGCGCGCTGGCGCTCAACGATTACGCCCGCACCAACGATCCATTCTCGAAGGTCGGGAAGACGCAGGTGTCCGTCGAGGTGGCGAGCGTGATCCGCGCCTCCGACAGCAGCTTCCGCGTCGAATGGGTCGAGCGGCGCTATGTCGACAACGCGCTCGCCGCCACGGAGCGCTGGAGCGCCATCCTCACCATCGTTGTGCAGACGCCGACCGACGCCGATCGGCTGAAGAAAAATCCGCTCGGCGTCTACGTCCACGCCCTCAACTGGTCAAAGGAGCTCGGCTGA
- a CDS encoding LysR family transcriptional regulator has translation MEIRDLMYLEASAAAGNFTHAAESLGVNASTISRHMGRLEDELGLALFERGHAGVRLTTGGKAVLPHIHRALAELDAIRHAGNQNGNGVLGEVRLAVRMPPVGEPLRGLLYGWRERHPQILLTIAEMNEWEIQRAVRERRIDVALMTSHTLWPEAATTPLYRERLVAAMPGEHPLSVRRTLDWKSLRNETFLVQGWDDSQSAREFYASFMGSGVRFQSHAGSKQCVFALVAAWFGITLATTSQAEVAFPGVVYRRIHEENAWVQVELVWCPEAEDPAVGRFVAFMRDEARSRQLF, from the coding sequence ATGGAGATCCGTGATCTCATGTATCTTGAGGCTTCGGCAGCCGCCGGCAACTTTACGCATGCGGCTGAGTCTCTCGGAGTTAATGCGTCGACTATTAGCCGCCATATGGGACGACTGGAGGACGAACTCGGGCTCGCGCTGTTCGAACGCGGGCACGCTGGGGTTCGGCTGACGACCGGCGGCAAGGCAGTGCTGCCACACATCCATCGGGCCTTGGCCGAACTCGACGCCATCCGTCATGCCGGCAACCAAAACGGCAACGGCGTGTTGGGCGAAGTCCGCCTCGCGGTAAGAATGCCGCCCGTCGGGGAGCCGTTACGAGGCCTGCTGTACGGATGGCGAGAAAGGCATCCACAAATCTTGCTCACGATTGCGGAGATGAATGAGTGGGAGATCCAAAGAGCCGTGCGGGAGCGCCGCATCGATGTTGCTCTGATGACGAGCCACACGTTGTGGCCCGAAGCAGCAACCACGCCGCTCTATCGCGAGCGTCTTGTCGCAGCGATGCCGGGCGAACATCCACTGTCGGTGCGACGGACGCTCGATTGGAAGAGCTTGCGCAACGAAACCTTCCTCGTTCAGGGCTGGGACGATAGTCAGTCGGCCCGCGAATTTTACGCCTCGTTCATGGGTAGCGGTGTCAGATTTCAATCTCACGCCGGCAGCAAGCAGTGCGTGTTCGCGCTGGTGGCGGCGTGGTTCGGGATCACCCTCGCCACGACGAGTCAAGCGGAGGTCGCCTTTCCGGGTGTTGTCTATCGACGAATTCACGAGGAAAACGCCTGGGTGCAGGTCGAGCTGGTGTGGTGCCCGGAGGCCGAAGATCCGGCCGTCGGACGGTTTGTCGCCTTCATGCGCGATGAGGCGCGCTCACGTCAGCTTTTCTGA
- a CDS encoding helix-turn-helix transcriptional regulator: MHRVFQTFVERLVDSVDAPALCAAMAEAAIALDVPTFAYLTAPRRPDAEPGLISSYPPEWTSHYLQSRYDWIDPVVSYARNHLEPFEWGPDVGPIRLSKQQQQFFDEASEFGIRYGFTIPIHNGRGTVAVVSFATELRQPAFCRSVAEHARVLQLMAMYFHAQARRKLNGDRIVDGVLLSPREFECLEWAARGKSAWEMARILGVSRRTAAFHLDNAKSKLSVRTICQAVAKLAASKPATR, translated from the coding sequence ATGCATCGCGTCTTCCAAACCTTTGTCGAGCGGCTTGTGGACAGTGTCGATGCTCCGGCGCTTTGCGCTGCGATGGCGGAGGCAGCGATTGCGCTCGATGTCCCCACATTCGCGTATCTAACGGCTCCGCGCCGGCCCGATGCTGAGCCGGGCCTGATTTCGAGCTATCCGCCCGAGTGGACGAGCCACTATCTCCAGAGTCGGTACGACTGGATTGATCCGGTCGTATCATATGCGCGCAATCATCTGGAGCCATTCGAATGGGGACCAGATGTCGGCCCGATACGGTTATCAAAACAGCAACAACAGTTTTTCGACGAGGCGAGCGAATTCGGCATTCGATACGGATTTACGATTCCGATCCACAATGGTCGTGGCACAGTCGCGGTTGTGAGTTTTGCCACGGAGCTGCGCCAGCCTGCGTTCTGCCGTTCTGTCGCGGAGCATGCACGGGTATTGCAGCTCATGGCGATGTACTTTCATGCGCAGGCGCGTAGGAAGCTTAACGGCGATCGGATCGTGGATGGCGTGCTCTTGTCACCGCGAGAATTTGAATGTCTCGAGTGGGCTGCACGCGGCAAGAGCGCGTGGGAAATGGCGCGCATTCTCGGCGTTTCTCGCCGGACAGCGGCCTTTCACCTCGACAATGCGAAGTCCAAATTGAGCGTCCGGACGATTTGTCAGGCCGTCGCCAAGTTGGCTGCCTCTAAGCCGGCGACCCGATAA
- a CDS encoding acyl-homoserine-lactone synthase has translation MLQLITPDRYGEFIDDLAEMHRLRYRIFKERLGWDVQTSGDMEIDEFDACRPVYLLQRDEDGRVQGSVRLLPTSGPTMVRDTFPALLDGEAAPSSDAIWESSRFGVDLGTRQAKTAGSIARATYELFAGMIEFGLMRHLSDIVTVTDARMERILCRAHWPLRRLGSPRPIGRTLAVAGYLEVSWDQLRCVQEAGGLRGVSDQLGAKLDFAMSESMIVRSTASSLDPASVADSREQRVE, from the coding sequence ATGCTCCAACTCATCACCCCCGACCGCTATGGCGAGTTTATCGACGACCTCGCCGAAATGCACCGGCTTCGCTACCGGATCTTCAAGGAACGGCTTGGCTGGGACGTTCAGACCAGCGGCGACATGGAAATCGACGAATTCGACGCGTGCCGACCTGTCTATCTTCTGCAGAGGGACGAGGACGGTCGTGTTCAGGGCTCTGTACGTTTGTTACCAACGAGCGGCCCTACCATGGTTCGCGACACGTTCCCGGCGCTACTGGACGGAGAGGCTGCGCCATCATCCGATGCCATCTGGGAAAGCAGCCGCTTCGGTGTGGATCTCGGTACCAGACAGGCCAAGACGGCTGGCAGCATCGCACGAGCGACTTATGAACTCTTCGCCGGCATGATCGAGTTTGGCTTGATGCGTCATCTCTCCGATATCGTCACCGTGACGGACGCCAGAATGGAGCGCATTCTCTGCCGCGCTCACTGGCCTTTGCGGCGTCTAGGTTCGCCGCGACCGATCGGGAGAACGCTCGCGGTCGCCGGCTACCTCGAAGTGTCATGGGACCAGCTTAGGTGCGTCCAGGAAGCCGGTGGTCTCCGAGGAGTCAGTGATCAACTCGGCGCGAAGCTCGATTTCGCGATGTCTGAGAGCATGATTGTGCGGTCGACAGCGTCATCTCTTGATCCTGCCTCGGTTGCCGATAGTCGCGAACAACGCGTCGAGTAG
- the trbG gene encoding P-type conjugative transfer protein TrbG, with translation MRSLPLATLLLVSTSLAACSTWKPPEISYDDTPKQAVLQPDPPKPVQIVELPKPLPLPGQLKRLPGSTKPPPEPADPHARVDQANGAARIQPTRAGYLNAIQVYPFSDGALYQVYAAPGEITDIALEPGEQLVGSGPVAAGDTVRWIIGDTESGAGAAKRIHILVKPTRADLISNLVINTDRRTYHLELHSDEKTYMASVSWAYAQDQLIALRQQNAAADAAMPVATRVDINALNFRYRIEGDNPAWRPLRAFDDGRQVFIEFPSGISQGELPPLWVIGAEGDGQLVNYRVKGNHMIVDRLFAAAELKLGGKHQQLVRIVRTDGRPQS, from the coding sequence ATGCGCTCGCTGCCTCTCGCAACCCTTCTGCTTGTTTCGACGTCGCTGGCAGCGTGCTCGACGTGGAAGCCGCCCGAGATCAGCTACGACGACACGCCGAAGCAGGCTGTGCTTCAGCCCGATCCACCCAAACCCGTGCAGATTGTCGAGCTGCCCAAGCCGCTACCTCTACCCGGCCAGCTCAAGCGGCTTCCCGGATCGACGAAACCGCCACCCGAACCCGCCGATCCGCACGCGCGCGTCGACCAGGCTAATGGCGCGGCCAGAATTCAGCCAACGCGAGCGGGTTATCTCAATGCCATTCAGGTCTATCCGTTCTCCGACGGCGCGCTCTACCAAGTCTACGCCGCACCCGGTGAGATCACCGACATCGCGCTCGAGCCGGGCGAACAGCTTGTCGGCTCCGGCCCCGTCGCGGCGGGCGACACCGTGCGCTGGATCATCGGGGATACGGAGAGCGGCGCCGGCGCTGCCAAGCGCATCCACATTCTCGTCAAGCCGACGCGCGCCGATCTCATCAGCAACCTCGTCATCAACACCGATCGGCGGACCTATCACCTCGAGCTGCATTCCGACGAGAAGACCTACATGGCATCGGTCTCCTGGGCCTATGCGCAAGACCAGCTCATCGCCCTTCGTCAGCAGAACGCGGCGGCCGACGCTGCGATGCCCGTGGCGACCCGAGTCGATATCAACGCGCTGAACTTTCGCTATCGCATCGAGGGCGACAATCCCGCCTGGCGGCCGCTTCGCGCGTTCGACGATGGCCGGCAGGTGTTCATCGAGTTTCCGAGCGGCATCAGCCAGGGCGAGTTGCCGCCGCTTTGGGTCATCGGCGCCGAAGGCGACGGCCAGCTCGTCAACTACCGCGTCAAAGGCAACCACATGATCGTCGATCGGCTGTTCGCCGCCGCCGAGCTCAAGCTCGGCGGCAAGCATCAGCAGCTCGTGCGGATTGTCCGCACCGATGGGAGGCCGCAGTCGTGA
- a CDS encoding DUF2274 domain-containing protein — protein sequence MAKLKLGTIPDDKPVKLTIELPAVVHRDLVAYGNALGRETDQGAVEPAKLIGPMLLRFMATDRAFAKLRRAEAVAQRPHSENRAQKS from the coding sequence ATGGCAAAGCTGAAGCTTGGAACGATCCCCGATGACAAGCCGGTCAAGCTCACGATCGAATTGCCGGCCGTTGTTCATCGCGACCTCGTCGCCTATGGCAATGCGCTTGGCCGCGAAACCGACCAGGGAGCCGTGGAGCCGGCTAAGCTGATCGGTCCCATGCTGTTGCGGTTCATGGCGACCGACCGCGCCTTCGCCAAACTGCGCCGCGCGGAAGCTGTGGCGCAGCGACCACACTCTGAAAATCGGGCTCAGAAAAGCTGA
- the trbK-alt gene encoding putative entry exclusion protein TrbK-alt has translation MRGRFLNLPAIARAIGFALVAIAIVAATLHFREAPSRLLDHPAGPATASDPLSDELKRCQVLAAQAKDDADCEAAWAESRRRFFTYQPPSTTAPPAASAKSPDR, from the coding sequence ATGCGCGGCCGTTTCCTTAATCTTCCCGCCATCGCGCGCGCCATCGGCTTCGCCCTGGTCGCCATCGCCATCGTTGCTGCCACGCTGCATTTTCGTGAGGCTCCATCGCGCTTGCTGGACCACCCTGCAGGTCCCGCAACGGCCTCCGATCCGCTCTCGGACGAACTGAAACGATGCCAGGTGCTCGCCGCGCAGGCGAAGGATGACGCCGATTGCGAAGCTGCCTGGGCCGAGAGCCGCCGCCGCTTCTTCACCTATCAGCCGCCCAGCACGACTGCGCCGCCCGCGGCATCAGCCAAATCTCCCGACAGGTAA